A window of the Leucothrix mucor DSM 2157 genome harbors these coding sequences:
- the yegD gene encoding molecular chaperone: MISGFDYGTSNCAIGAVTPAADGSDAIKLLPLDHGKAFMPSTLYALERELIPESVGAHIPDKSLQDQYAIARSSALAQAKRVRYDEDIKASEQTLFFGTDAFEQYLALPEEGYFVKSPKSFLGGSGFRPEFIQFFEDIVTAMMQRIKQQAELSLGDAITHTVIGRPVNFQGSDASKSNKQAIDILTTSAQRAGFKHIEFLFEPIAAGMDFEERLHENKTVLVVDVGGGTTDCAMVRMGPDYRHNEHRDQDFLAHSGERVGGNDLDIQLAGKHFMPLFGMKSTLRNGLSMPRQIFLDAVKTNDVGAQAKFNSLPVKLQLQQLVRETKEPELLKRFIKMRKNGQNQQLVRSAEQCKIALSDAESNAVSLEYIEAGLGCTISREQFAEAIAHPLSRMVVLMEEAIAQAGCQPDLIYVTGGSAKSPAIRQAIEQKLGNIEVVDGDHFGSVAAGLTVWSKRIFA, encoded by the coding sequence ATGATCTCAGGTTTTGATTACGGCACGTCCAACTGTGCCATCGGTGCAGTCACCCCTGCTGCAGATGGTTCCGATGCCATAAAACTCCTCCCTTTGGATCATGGCAAAGCCTTTATGCCATCCACCTTATATGCGCTGGAGCGTGAACTCATTCCCGAGTCAGTTGGTGCGCATATTCCTGATAAAAGCTTGCAGGATCAGTATGCTATCGCCCGCTCCTCCGCACTGGCACAAGCCAAACGAGTGCGCTACGACGAGGACATTAAAGCCAGCGAGCAAACCCTATTTTTTGGTACAGATGCCTTTGAGCAATACTTAGCACTGCCGGAAGAAGGCTACTTCGTAAAATCACCAAAATCATTTTTAGGCGGCAGTGGTTTTCGCCCCGAGTTTATCCAGTTTTTTGAAGATATTGTCACGGCTATGATGCAGCGGATAAAGCAGCAGGCTGAGCTGTCTTTAGGTGATGCGATTACGCATACCGTGATCGGGCGTCCGGTCAACTTCCAAGGCTCAGATGCAAGCAAAAGTAATAAACAAGCCATCGATATTCTAACCACATCCGCTCAACGTGCTGGCTTTAAACACATCGAATTTCTGTTTGAGCCCATTGCCGCAGGTATGGATTTTGAAGAGCGCCTGCATGAGAACAAAACAGTGCTAGTCGTCGATGTCGGCGGAGGAACCACGGATTGCGCGATGGTGCGCATGGGGCCGGATTATCGCCATAACGAACATCGGGATCAGGATTTTCTAGCGCACAGCGGTGAGCGAGTCGGCGGAAATGATTTGGATATCCAGTTGGCTGGCAAGCACTTCATGCCACTATTTGGAATGAAATCGACGCTCAGAAATGGCCTCTCCATGCCTCGGCAGATTTTTCTGGATGCGGTAAAAACCAATGATGTAGGCGCACAAGCTAAATTCAACAGCCTGCCAGTCAAACTACAACTTCAACAGCTGGTGCGCGAAACAAAAGAGCCTGAATTACTAAAACGCTTTATTAAAATGCGTAAAAATGGCCAAAATCAGCAACTGGTGCGCAGTGCCGAGCAATGCAAAATTGCCTTATCCGACGCTGAAAGTAATGCGGTTTCGCTGGAGTATATCGAAGCGGGCTTAGGCTGCACCATTTCTCGGGAACAGTTTGCCGAAGCCATTGCTCACCCCTTGTCGCGCATGGTTGTGCTAATGGAAGAAGCGATTGCCCAAGCTGGCTGTCAGCCAGATTTGATTTATGTGACCGGTGGCTCGGCGAAATCGCCCGCAATTCGTCAGGCGATTGAGCAGAAGCTGGGCAATATCGAAGTGGTCGATGGAGACCACTTCGGAAGTGTTGCGGCGGGCTTAACGGTGTGGTCTAAGCGGATATTTGCTTAA
- a CDS encoding CaiB/BaiF CoA transferase family protein has product MSGPLAHLKVIEMAGLGPCPLAGQLLADLGAEVILIDRQSGEADPTDINRRNKQSIALNLKTESGLKIAQQLITEADILIEGFRPGVMEKLGLGPEACHQQNPELIYGRMTGWGQTGPLAQSAGHDLNYLALTGALSAIGSQGEAPIPPLNLVADYGGGTMFLLLGVLSALYERSHSGKGQVIDAAMVDGVPAMMGLIHMLLARQQWSPERESNLLDGGAPFYRCYETADGKHLSVGPLEPHFFAGLLKKAGLPEDELATQYAYQQWPQKREQYQALFKTKTRDQWMAIFDKSDACVSPVLGFDEVESHSHNAARENFLRVDGIMQAAPAPRFDRTPAATPTAPLAAGANATELLSRLGYSEAEIETLKESDALS; this is encoded by the coding sequence ATGAGTGGCCCTTTAGCACATTTGAAAGTCATCGAAATGGCGGGGCTTGGCCCTTGCCCGTTAGCTGGACAACTACTGGCCGACTTGGGTGCAGAAGTAATTCTAATTGACCGCCAAAGTGGCGAGGCTGACCCGACCGATATTAATCGCCGTAATAAGCAGTCCATTGCGTTGAACTTAAAAACCGAGAGCGGCCTGAAAATCGCTCAACAGTTAATCACCGAAGCCGATATCTTGATTGAGGGGTTTCGTCCCGGTGTGATGGAGAAATTAGGGCTTGGGCCTGAGGCTTGCCACCAGCAAAATCCCGAACTAATTTATGGCCGCATGACAGGTTGGGGCCAAACGGGGCCGCTGGCTCAAAGCGCGGGGCACGACCTTAATTATCTGGCCTTAACCGGTGCGCTAAGTGCCATCGGCTCACAAGGGGAAGCCCCTATTCCACCGCTGAATCTGGTCGCGGATTATGGCGGTGGCACCATGTTTTTACTGCTGGGCGTGTTGTCTGCGTTGTATGAGCGTAGTCATTCCGGCAAAGGTCAGGTCATCGATGCGGCAATGGTCGATGGCGTACCGGCAATGATGGGGCTGATTCACATGTTATTAGCGCGCCAACAATGGAGCCCCGAACGCGAAAGCAATTTACTGGATGGTGGCGCGCCATTTTATCGCTGCTATGAAACAGCCGACGGTAAACACTTATCCGTTGGGCCGCTGGAGCCTCATTTCTTTGCCGGTTTATTAAAGAAAGCAGGCTTGCCAGAGGACGAACTAGCCACGCAATATGCCTACCAACAATGGCCACAAAAACGTGAGCAATATCAAGCGTTGTTTAAAACCAAGACTCGTGATCAGTGGATGGCGATATTTGATAAGAGCGATGCCTGTGTCTCGCCAGTGCTGGGCTTTGACGAGGTTGAGTCGCATAGCCACAATGCAGCAAGGGAAAATTTCCTGCGCGTTGATGGCATTATGCAAGCCGCTCCTGCGCCACGTTTTGACCGTACGCCAGCAGCGACACCCACTGCACCGCTAGCCGCTGGAGCCAATGCTACTGAGCTATTATCGCGTTTAGGTTATAGCGAGGCTGAGATTGAAACACTTAAAGAGTCCGACGCACTTAGCTAG
- the pepQ gene encoding Xaa-Pro dipeptidase: MQSLYQDHIVTLQQRSATILERQNLDALIIHSGQLKMAFLDDHSYPFKANPHFKHWLPLVSHPNCWLIVNGRDKPQLIFYRPDDFWHKVPDEPTDFWVDSVEIRYLQRKEQLASLLPSDPSNMAYIGEYSELAESLGIGHQNPQPVLDYLHFHRSYKTEYELDCLRGATKSAVAGHLIARAAFYAGESEFDINQHYLKAIRQGDNQVPYSNIVALNENCAILHYTQLQTEALENGELRSFLLDAGAEFNGYAADITRSYSHKSDEFAGLVAALDEQQREICEVIKPGLSYVDLHIEMHYRTAAVLGQFGLIKCSAEAAVQQGVTSTFYPHGLGHFLGLQVHDVAGFMQDESGTHLSAPAEHPFLRCTRVIEPNQVFTIEPGLYFIPSLLAKLKLSEQASVVNWERVERFVPYGGIRIEDNVIVHEDRIENMTREAGLA, from the coding sequence ATGCAGTCGCTTTACCAAGATCACATTGTCACTTTGCAGCAGCGCAGCGCCACTATTCTCGAACGGCAAAATCTCGATGCCTTAATTATCCATTCTGGCCAGTTAAAAATGGCGTTTTTGGATGACCACAGTTACCCGTTTAAGGCGAATCCGCATTTCAAACATTGGCTGCCGTTGGTGAGCCATCCTAATTGTTGGTTGATTGTGAATGGACGCGATAAGCCGCAGCTGATCTTTTATCGACCGGATGATTTTTGGCACAAGGTTCCGGATGAGCCGACTGACTTTTGGGTAGATAGCGTGGAGATTCGTTATCTGCAACGCAAAGAGCAGCTGGCCAGTTTGTTACCATCTGACCCGAGCAATATGGCTTATATTGGTGAGTATTCTGAGTTGGCTGAGTCGCTAGGGATTGGTCATCAAAACCCACAGCCGGTATTGGATTATCTGCACTTTCACCGCAGCTATAAAACCGAATATGAATTGGATTGCCTGCGTGGCGCGACTAAGAGCGCAGTGGCGGGGCATCTGATTGCCAGAGCGGCTTTTTATGCGGGCGAGTCAGAATTTGATATCAATCAGCATTATCTCAAAGCCATTCGGCAGGGCGATAATCAAGTGCCGTACAGCAATATCGTGGCGCTTAATGAAAACTGCGCGATTCTGCATTACACCCAGCTACAAACCGAAGCGCTGGAAAACGGCGAATTGCGATCTTTTTTGTTAGATGCGGGTGCTGAGTTTAATGGCTATGCCGCTGATATTACGCGCAGCTATAGCCACAAGAGTGATGAGTTTGCAGGGCTGGTTGCTGCACTTGACGAGCAGCAACGTGAGATTTGCGAGGTGATTAAGCCGGGTCTTTCTTATGTGGATTTGCACATTGAAATGCATTATCGAACAGCTGCTGTGTTGGGTCAGTTTGGACTGATTAAATGTTCTGCCGAGGCAGCGGTTCAGCAGGGTGTGACCAGTACTTTTTATCCGCATGGCTTGGGTCATTTCTTAGGGCTGCAAGTGCATGATGTGGCAGGCTTTATGCAAGATGAGTCGGGCACGCATTTGAGTGCTCCGGCTGAGCATCCGTTTTTGCGTTGTACGCGGGTGATTGAGCCGAATCAGGTGTTTACCATTGAGCCTGGGTTGTATTTTATTCCGAGTTTGTTAGCGAAGTTGAAGTTGTCGGAGCAGGCGAGCGTGGTTAATTGGGAGCGGGTTGAGCGGTTTGTGCCGTATGGTGGTATTCGCATTGAGGATAATGTGATTGTCCATGAGGATAGGATTGAGAACATGACCCGAGAGGCAGGATTGGCTTAG
- the cobD gene encoding threonine-phosphate decarboxylase CobD — translation MQPTHSHGGQLQLASQRYGIPREQWLDLSTGINPTTYPLPAVPPAIWNRLPEVNDGLETAAAAYYGSPELLPVSGSQEAIARLPKLRTKSRVGIISPAYHSHYKAWQQAGHEVLELALSELDDALATLDVLLLVNPTNPTAQRYSQSQLNNWHQQLAARGGWLVVDEAFMDLTPEGSLIQEHAQAGLIVLRSIGKFFGLAGIRLGFVWAEESILSGLVALQDDWSVSNPARWAGRLALSDKQWQQQQRQQIPVAMAVLKAQLEQHYRREVAEAGLFAYVILGKEAAAKEHERLCQKGILTRLFPDAGALRFGLSNTPVDLS, via the coding sequence ATGCAACCGACTCACTCCCACGGCGGACAACTCCAACTCGCCAGCCAGCGCTACGGCATTCCTCGTGAACAATGGCTCGATCTCTCGACAGGTATCAATCCAACCACTTACCCACTACCAGCAGTTCCCCCAGCAATCTGGAATCGCCTGCCCGAAGTTAATGATGGATTAGAAACTGCGGCCGCAGCTTACTACGGCAGCCCAGAATTACTGCCCGTTTCAGGCTCTCAAGAAGCCATCGCACGCTTACCAAAGTTAAGAACCAAAAGCCGCGTCGGTATTATCAGCCCTGCCTACCACAGCCACTACAAAGCCTGGCAACAAGCTGGTCATGAAGTATTGGAATTAGCACTAAGTGAACTGGATGATGCACTGGCAACGCTGGATGTATTGCTACTAGTAAACCCCACCAACCCCACTGCACAACGCTACTCACAATCACAGTTAAACAACTGGCATCAGCAACTAGCCGCGCGCGGAGGCTGGCTAGTCGTTGATGAAGCTTTTATGGATTTAACGCCAGAAGGTAGCCTGATTCAGGAACATGCCCAAGCCGGACTCATCGTACTCAGATCCATCGGGAAGTTCTTTGGCTTAGCTGGAATTAGACTGGGTTTTGTCTGGGCGGAAGAATCAATATTAAGTGGATTAGTCGCGCTACAAGATGACTGGTCAGTCAGCAACCCCGCACGATGGGCTGGTCGCTTAGCGCTTAGCGACAAGCAATGGCAACAGCAACAGCGCCAACAAATTCCCGTCGCCATGGCTGTACTCAAAGCTCAATTAGAACAACACTATCGAAGAGAAGTCGCCGAAGCCGGCCTATTCGCCTACGTAATTCTCGGAAAAGAAGCCGCCGCCAAAGAACACGAAAGACTCTGCCAGAAAGGCATCCTAACCCGTCTATTCCCCGATGCTGGCGCACTAAGATTTGGACTAAGCAACACCCCCGTTGATCTCAGCTAA
- the cbiB gene encoding adenosylcobinamide-phosphate synthase CbiB produces the protein MLHLLSLPISLLIDRLLGEPKRFHPLVGYGAFVDKIEALLNHGSEKISKGVIAWLLAVIPITLLVWLIDQLLGGWWMSILCGWLAIGWQSLRQHGGWVEQALTAGNLTEARAKLSWIVSRDTSELDPSAISRGGIESVLENGSDAIFAPLFWLAVGGAPAVVLYRLCNTLDAMWGYRNDRYEQFGKFSARVDDLLNIIPARLTAITYGLAGDFKGAMRAWRAQAGQWYSPNAGVVMAAGAGALGLSLGGNAIYHGQLKSRPTLGNGRPPEAPDLSRALTLIDRSVYIWAAIALLFAGLSAL, from the coding sequence ATGCTACACCTGTTAAGCCTGCCCATTTCTCTACTGATCGACCGCCTGCTGGGCGAACCTAAACGCTTTCACCCACTGGTTGGTTATGGTGCCTTCGTCGATAAAATCGAAGCCCTACTTAATCACGGCTCCGAGAAAATCAGCAAAGGCGTTATTGCATGGCTATTGGCCGTTATACCGATCACCCTGCTCGTTTGGCTAATTGATCAACTACTCGGCGGCTGGTGGATGAGCATCTTATGTGGCTGGCTGGCTATCGGCTGGCAAAGTTTGCGGCAACATGGCGGCTGGGTAGAACAAGCACTCACCGCAGGCAATCTCACCGAAGCCCGCGCCAAACTCAGCTGGATTGTCAGCCGCGATACGTCCGAATTAGACCCTTCCGCTATTAGCCGTGGCGGTATCGAATCCGTATTAGAAAATGGCAGCGATGCGATTTTTGCTCCGTTATTTTGGCTAGCCGTCGGCGGCGCGCCAGCCGTTGTGTTGTACCGCTTATGCAATACGCTGGATGCCATGTGGGGCTACCGTAACGATCGCTACGAGCAATTTGGCAAATTCTCCGCACGTGTTGATGACCTGTTAAATATCATCCCCGCTCGCCTCACCGCCATCACTTACGGCTTGGCCGGAGACTTTAAAGGTGCAATGCGAGCGTGGCGCGCCCAAGCCGGTCAATGGTATAGCCCAAATGCTGGTGTCGTGATGGCAGCGGGTGCAGGTGCATTAGGCTTAAGCCTCGGCGGCAATGCCATTTACCATGGCCAATTAAAAAGCCGCCCAACACTCGGCAATGGCCGTCCGCCAGAAGCACCAGACTTAAGCCGCGCACTCACCCTAATTGATCGCAGCGTGTATATCTGGGCAGCAATCGCTCTATTATTCGCAGGCCTAAGCGCACTTTAA
- a CDS encoding DUF533 domain-containing protein: MSLMGTLGKVAMGIIVAKGVGKVMGGAAGGTSSGGGLGGMLGGLMGGASTGGSAGGGLGGLLGGLTGGSQAGGAGAGGLGGMLGNLMGGSGAGGASSGGLGDLLSGLSGQQGGSGGLGGLLSSLGGGAAVGGAAAAATSPDFGAMFNSALQGNEPEQVSDQDEKNAAVLLRAMISAAKADGQMDADEQRKITEHLGEITQEEADFVRSEMQAPLDLTGLIADVPPGLEQQVYLMSLMAISLDTKEEAVYLDTLRQGLNLTQEASNEIHDKLGAPKLYA; the protein is encoded by the coding sequence ATGAGTTTAATGGGAACACTAGGTAAAGTAGCCATGGGTATCATCGTGGCAAAAGGCGTTGGTAAAGTCATGGGTGGCGCAGCGGGTGGTACTTCTTCCGGCGGTGGACTCGGTGGCATGTTGGGCGGCCTGATGGGCGGCGCAAGCACTGGCGGTAGCGCAGGCGGCGGACTGGGTGGATTACTCGGCGGACTGACAGGCGGAAGCCAAGCTGGCGGCGCAGGTGCTGGTGGTTTAGGCGGCATGCTAGGTAATTTGATGGGTGGTTCAGGCGCTGGTGGTGCATCCTCCGGTGGATTGGGCGACTTACTGTCTGGCCTGAGTGGTCAGCAAGGTGGCAGCGGCGGACTGGGTGGCTTACTAAGCTCACTGGGCGGCGGTGCAGCAGTTGGCGGCGCAGCAGCGGCAGCAACTAGCCCTGATTTTGGCGCAATGTTTAACAGCGCACTACAAGGCAACGAGCCAGAGCAAGTATCTGATCAAGATGAGAAAAATGCAGCAGTATTACTGCGTGCAATGATCAGCGCAGCAAAAGCAGATGGCCAGATGGATGCTGATGAGCAGCGTAAAATCACTGAGCACTTGGGTGAAATCACTCAGGAAGAAGCGGATTTTGTTCGCAGTGAAATGCAGGCACCTTTGGACTTAACGGGTCTGATCGCTGATGTTCCTCCAGGATTAGAGCAGCAGGTTTACCTGATGTCATTAATGGCAATCAGCTTAGATACTAAAGAAGAAGCCGTTTACTTGGATACTCTGAGACAAGGTTTGAACCTGACTCAGGAAGCCAGCAACGAGATTCACGACAAGCTAGGCGCTCCAAAACTGTATGCTTAA
- a CDS encoding sirohydrochlorin chelatase, giving the protein MKKTGIMICGHGSRSKVAGEEFGLLAKGLKARYPNIPVEHGFLEYSAPNIHMGLDRMVEQGIEEIYAVPGMLFAATHVKNDIPSVLTTYQQQHDGLTIHYGRELGLHPLMIAAFEARILEAMGMSEAPAPGALYDTMLVVVGRGTSDTNANAEASKLTRIVAEDLGFGWAETVYSGVTFPSVGRGLEMALKLGYKKIVVAPYFLFSGRLITRIHNYVEKVAAENPDVNFMTAHYLSDQAHVIDTFMARIEECATGKIVENHDLMKSFHERLARGEVDIHHHHAEFQPEGGEHSHDHTHSHSHGDHSHSHDGHTHSHGDHSHSHDGHTHSHAAAASTEEANVAKSAGSAEEHVKAHGHSHGIYKHIAHPHGPRTMVDDNLCHCFMSQLPAEVIEEERRLRAEQGIKPVHDKPPH; this is encoded by the coding sequence ATGAAAAAGACAGGGATTATGATTTGCGGCCACGGCAGCCGTTCTAAAGTTGCAGGTGAAGAATTTGGTCTATTGGCGAAGGGCCTGAAGGCGCGTTATCCAAACATTCCTGTTGAGCATGGCTTTCTGGAATACTCCGCACCCAATATCCACATGGGGCTGGATAGAATGGTGGAACAGGGGATTGAGGAGATCTACGCCGTGCCCGGCATGTTGTTTGCCGCGACGCACGTAAAGAACGATATTCCTTCAGTATTAACCACTTACCAGCAGCAGCACGATGGTTTAACGATTCACTATGGTCGTGAGTTGGGCTTGCATCCTTTAATGATTGCGGCGTTTGAAGCGCGCATTTTAGAAGCGATGGGCATGAGTGAAGCACCAGCTCCGGGCGCATTGTACGACACCATGTTAGTGGTCGTCGGTCGTGGCACCTCTGATACCAATGCGAATGCCGAAGCCAGCAAACTGACGCGCATCGTGGCGGAAGACTTGGGCTTTGGTTGGGCTGAGACGGTTTACTCTGGGGTAACGTTCCCATCCGTTGGTCGTGGTTTGGAGATGGCATTGAAGCTTGGCTACAAGAAAATTGTGGTTGCTCCTTACTTCCTATTCTCCGGTCGCTTGATTACACGTATCCACAATTATGTGGAGAAAGTGGCTGCTGAAAACCCTGATGTCAACTTTATGACCGCACATTATCTAAGTGATCAGGCGCATGTGATTGATACCTTTATGGCGCGTATCGAAGAGTGTGCCACCGGTAAAATTGTGGAAAATCACGATTTGATGAAGTCATTCCATGAGCGATTGGCGCGTGGTGAAGTAGATATTCATCATCACCATGCTGAGTTCCAACCGGAAGGTGGTGAGCATTCACATGATCATACTCACTCTCATTCTCACGGGGATCACAGTCACTCGCATGATGGGCACACGCATTCCCATGGCGACCATAGTCATTCACACGACGGGCATACGCACTCCCATGCGGCAGCTGCTAGCACGGAAGAGGCAAATGTCGCCAAGAGTGCGGGTAGCGCTGAAGAGCATGTAAAAGCACATGGCCATTCGCATGGTATTTATAAGCACATTGCGCACCCACACGGCCCACGTACCATGGTTGATGACAATCTATGTCATTGCTTTATGAGCCAGTTGCCAGCGGAAGTGATTGAAGAAGAGCGTCGTTTAAGAGCGGAGCAGGGGATTAAGCCGGTTCACGATAAGCCGCCGCACTAA
- a CDS encoding ankyrin repeat domain-containing protein translates to MKKHTTFLSLILISGLLIPVSGSAHHYRQTANYQSLVSWANSLKGISFNDSRYIAYCDSYAQASALQANRRVSEGCSSAIPTNNAALQNRWSNNMWGHKGWCRSVSAHASLAELNIRESGLRNCLSRHTPINNNAQIRQNCLAGDALHKKAAGGDVNFVRNCLNAGVNVNTVEGNGWTALHSAARSGRLQIVKLLLSNGANINAVDVTGRTPLDQAIAGKYPTVQNYLRSQGGF, encoded by the coding sequence ATGAAAAAGCACACGACTTTCCTGTCGCTGATATTGATCAGTGGCTTATTAATACCCGTTTCAGGGTCTGCGCATCACTACCGCCAAACGGCTAATTACCAAAGCTTGGTGAGCTGGGCCAATTCGCTAAAGGGCATTAGTTTTAACGACTCACGCTACATCGCCTATTGCGATAGTTATGCGCAAGCCTCTGCTCTGCAGGCAAATCGTCGAGTGAGCGAAGGTTGCTCAAGCGCAATTCCTACCAACAATGCGGCACTTCAAAATCGCTGGAGTAATAATATGTGGGGTCATAAGGGATGGTGCCGTAGCGTATCTGCACATGCTTCACTAGCCGAGCTCAATATTCGTGAATCCGGCTTACGTAATTGCCTGTCGAGACATACGCCGATTAACAACAATGCGCAAATTCGCCAAAACTGCCTTGCGGGCGATGCCCTGCATAAAAAGGCTGCGGGTGGTGATGTCAATTTTGTACGCAACTGCCTGAATGCCGGTGTAAATGTAAATACCGTGGAAGGCAATGGCTGGACAGCGCTGCACTCTGCTGCGCGCTCGGGCCGTTTGCAAATTGTTAAGCTACTACTGAGCAATGGCGCGAATATTAATGCGGTAGATGTGACGGGCCGAACACCATTAGATCAAGCGATTGCCGGTAAATATCCAACGGTGCAGAACTACCTGCGCAGTCAAGGTGGATTTTAA